The Henckelia pumila isolate YLH828 chromosome 2, ASM3356847v2, whole genome shotgun sequence genome includes a window with the following:
- the LOC140881825 gene encoding NAC domain-containing protein 72-like → MGRTSLLPGFRFHPTDVELVLYFLKRKVLGKRLHVEAIAEVNIYKFSPWDLPDKSCLKTKDLEWFFFCPREKKYASGVRVKRATENGYWKTTGKDRPVHYDGRTVGMVKTLVFHIGHAPQGERTDWVIHEYRVLDDQLATAGVQDLYVLCKVFKKSGLGPKNGAQYGAPFDEDDWADEDLDEAQNQGITFPFDNALGTASVLPDVQSSSAITGMVHLGSTPGLPSTEAGPSFSSGPSNNEVPLNDDDVVRLLAPFTDEHSLTFNEDGNHMDDLIGKGKDIALQNCDGNEMFNNLGDLDCWALVNEGNFGPVAGMDSCPLNRMPPPDNFSYIELDDFMVPLNCSADPNVSGQLICPDIFGSFTHEHMPEGTFPGMAHYDSAVSQLPVLPEGANVEYLSSDGHRMVNDKFYGGYTPIGFNSIDKQPENVGDITQDLGK, encoded by the exons ATGGGGAGGACGTCCCTCCTTCCAGGATTTCGATTTCATCCTACTGATGTGGAGCTGGTCCTGTATTTTCTGAAGAGAAAGGTTCTGGGAAAGAGGCTTCATGTTGAAGCTATTGCAGAGGTCAACATCTACAAATTCTCTCCATGGGATCTCCCTG ATAAATCTTGCTTGAAAACTAAGGATTTGGAGTGGTTCTTCTTTTGCCCAAGAGAAAAGAAGTATGCAAGTGGAGTACGAGTGAAACGTGCCACTGAAAATGGATACTGGAAGACCACAGGAAAAGACAGGCCTGTCCATTATGACGGCAGAACGGTCGGAATGGTGAAAACCTTGGTTTTCCACATAGGACATGCACCTCAGGGGGAGAGAACAGACTGGGTCATACACGAATATAGAGTTCTAGATGACCAGTTGGCTACTGCAGGGGTTCAG GATCTGTATGTCTTATGTAAAGTCTTTAAGAAGAGTGGTTTAGGGCCTAAAAATGGTGCCCAGTATGGAGCACCTTTTGATGAGGATGATTGGGCCGATGAGGATCTTGACGAAGCTCAAAATCAGGGGATAACCTTTCCTTTTGACAATGCCTTGGGTACTGCCTCAGTTTTACCTGATGTGCAGAGTAGTTCTGCCATAACTGGCATGGTTCATCTTGGAAGTACACCTGGGTTGCCTTCCACCGAAGCAGGTCCATCGTTCTCATCTGGCCCCTCAAATAATGAGGTGCCTCTTAATGACGATGATGTTGTTCGATTGTTGGCACCATTTACTGATGAACACTCATTAACTTTCAATGAGGATGGAAATCACATG GATGATCTTATAGGTAAAGGAAAGGATATAGCTTTACAGAACTGTGATGGGAATGAGATGTTTAACAATCTTGGTGACTTGGATTGTTGGGCTCTAGTCAATGAAGGCAATTTTGGTCCAGTGGCAGGGATGGATAGCTGCCCTCTCAATAGAATGCCCCCGCCAGACAATTTTTCCTATATAGAACTCGATGATTTTATGGTCCCATTGAATTGCTCTGCCGATCCTAATGTGTCTGGACAATTGATTTGTCCAGACATATTTGGATCCTTCACCCATGAACATATGCCTGAAGGCACTTTTCCGGGTATGGCTCATTATGATTCTGCCGTGAGTCAACTCCCCGTGCTACCAGAAGGAGCTAATGTGGAATATTTAAGTTCAGATGGACATCGAATG GTGAATGATAAGTTTTATGGGGGGTATACTCCAATAGGTTTCAACTCTATTGACAAACAACCAGAGAACGTGGGAGATATCACTCAAGATTTGGGGAAGTGA